The window AGTTCTTATGGATTTTGTGCCGGAGTTGTAGATTTTCTGTTCTTGGTATTAGAtttctttgttttctcttttcaaaTAGGATATTGTGCAAagcttatttttggttttataatGTAACTGTTTAGGATGCTGGTTTCAATCATAATCATTCCAGTGAAGTTTCTTCTCCAGTTGCTGGGTACCTTCCAGGTTATATGGACTATCAAGTAGGAATGTGACCACAGATCCCTGTTGAGAGAAAATGGGCCCTCGGATTTTAGGTGCAGTGTTTTACTTGGCTATTTAGTAGTATTTACACAACTGGATTTAGTGATATGCAGTTTCTATTTTGCTTGTTTTATTCAATTGATGCCATCaataaataatgaattaatgatgATTTCTTGCTGTTAGAGGAAATAATAGTTTTATCAATGTCTGTGATTGTCTAACTAGTTCCAGATCTGTGGTTAGTTTAGGGAATTAGAATTGTTGATTAAATGTGTTCCTTATACAATTCATTGCTTGTTGGCTTGAAGGGTTATCGGTCACAAATCCAGAAGGGCTGATAGATCTTGTCTAACGTAAAATTATAGTTTATGgattactatttatttatttaatttatgcaagATCCGCAATAAAGGAATATATTATTTGATCACTTACCTTCTTTCCATTTTGCTATTTTGGCTCTAGGTTCTAGCTGATAGGTCGCCTGGACTGCTTGACTTCCACTTAGACCTTGTAAGCCTGGAAGCTACGACTAAGGTGCTGATTTATGCTTGgttggaaaaagaaaattattcaaCTGCTAATTGCTAGTTTGGTTGGTTTATTGGTTCTGTTTCACTTTGTTCCCCTGTAAAACTGAGTACATATCTCCTCCTCTGACTTCTTGCAATGATATGTGTGTCACTTCCATTTGTTTGTGGCTGAAAATTGTTTGTACAATTCTGGTTGTTGTATTTCTAATTTTGTGCACTTCCGTTTGCTATGGCTGAAAGTTGTATTGCTATTTTTGGTTCTTTTATTTTCACCATGAACTAGAAACATGGGATGAGTTGGTATATATGAATTTTTccctatttttttattcatctgcCGATAAAAAGCAAATAATACTAGCTATGGTTATAGACTTATAGTATTAGTATTTTCAAATTAAAgttattagttttaattaaaaaaaaaatgttacaacagCAGATATAGTATGTATAAcatgataataatatattaaaattttattttttaggtgCTAGTCCTAATCATGTTCTATATGTTGCTGCTGCATGTAGTAGTAGTAGTTGGAGGAGTAATAATTGAAGATTGGCTTGTGTAGGAGAGTTTAACTTTTCAAATGTGAAGAGAATAGGGAAACTTTGTGGCAACAGTTCTGATTCTGGCATTGTGGTGGGAGGTAGGGGATTTTTGTCTAGCTGCTAGGGtgatgattttttaaattatagctcTTTATCTTATGGTTTATAGCTTATACTTTTTTTATCTTTGAATTCTAATTTTGGATTTGTGAAACACTACTTTTTTTATAATCGCGAAtgtcattataaatatttttctaattacttttctatataattatgcaggataatattgaggatgatgataatgaagattaagttgattattattgtgatttattggctaagatagagTAGTGTTGGGAATGGATACATGTATAGTTGACTAatgacttttattagaagatacttatgtaggatataatattttaattttttatagagtattagtagtaaattctaagtgatATCATAGTTATTTTGATATggctatgtttattttaatatgagatgtatgaatatttaaaattaacattattctagtacttttggatcattattataaatatattttggttacagataatttttattatttaaaaaaattatttagtataattatgtatttatttttattttataatatttaactcatttaattaaaaatgcagaattattatatatatatatatatatatatatatatatatatatatattaaataaaaataataataagggacctaaggctacacttatatacagtagctatagtataccaaaaaaaaaaaaaacaagggacctaaggctacacttataaaaagtagccatggAATATAATGTGGCTACGCTTGACAGGTGATGCAATAGTGTTGagaagcgtagcctattctagtaaaaatggaagctgaaaagcgtagcctttggtcctgcacagcatcacttgaaaagcgtagcctattcccaaacgccaaaagcgtagcccttggtgcagaaaagcgtagcctttgagaataggcaacggccgaataggaatcaccccaaaaagcgtagccgtagcccaaaaagcgtagccgtagcctaaggcatcatttttttttcacttttggctacacttttcaagtgtacctgaatgggtgtttttcttatAGTGCATGTTAAATTCAACATTGATGCTGCATGTATTGTTATTAGCCTCCTTCTTCATTTATACATACCTTTCTATAACTCTTAGGTTTGGTGTTAACATTAAAACaaattaatgttttttattttaaactaatttaattagacttagttgattattttgttaaattatttaaaaaaacttaatTCTAATATTCTATCAGTTTATGATGTATCATGTAATGTGTCTTATTGTGTTCCATATAGATTGCATAATTTTTTATTCCCTATTTTTTGGGGTATAATGTGTATTCTCTATTTGTTTTAAGCATTTTTTTATGCTGTGTTTGTCATGTGACTACTAATATTGTTTTCTATATAGGTTTGTAAGGATGCCTAGGAAACCAAGGTACAACATTATACGGGAACCCCCGAAAGATGCCAGAACTAATGCAAGTACTGAAGAGACAACGGTTAGTGTTTGTGGTTAACATTTCTTGACGTAACCTTATGTGAAAATTATATGACCTTCAATTGTATCATCGAACCCCATTAATTCATCTCCCTgcaaaattattagtttataaaataaaataattctcaATATTAATTCGTTTTCTAAGATATAATTCCAAATGGTTTCACATTGCGTTAAGGTTGGGACCACGACTAGAGGAGCTCAGACATCGCGGGAGGAACCACGTGATAGGGTTCCTCCAATATCATCCTCAGCTAATAAAGCTCCGGCTTCACGTATGAATGAACCATTTCGTGCACCGCGCATCGACCATAGGAATGCACAATCGAGTACTGCTGATGAACCTCAAACTCCAACAGACAACATAGAGACTCGGCATCGCGTGGAAGTGGCTGATCATGAATTAGGGGATGAGGATTACGACCCAGAGGAGGATGAAGTTCTGTCGTTTGATGACCACATCGACGACTTGTTTGCTGCCCAAGAAGTCGAAGGTCAGCATAACAACAAGAAAGCCAAAGATACAGATTTCTGGGAAGTTACTGTTATCGGTAAACAATTTTTCCTCCCATTTTCGTAAACAGTGATATTTATAGTCCTttacttctatttttcttttgtgcaatgattagagagtaattTTGTTTCCCATACACATCTTAGAGGACGGTGTGAGAAAAGTTTCTAAGCTGAGCGTGAAGGAGGCTATAGGCCTCCCTTCCAATACGAAGATAGTACTCCAGTTTAACAGTGAGCTGCAACCGATTGGTCAGGCGGCAGGATTACTGAGTGGTTTCATAGGGAGTTTGGGTGCGGATTATTCCCGGTTCCCCATACACTTAGAAAGTTGGAAGCTGGTGAGCAAAGCAAAGAGGGATCATGCGTACGACATGCTTAAGGTAGAACTTTAAGCTTCTACAATTTAAGCAATTTtagttttcggttttttttttaggtCTTTTGCATGGGTAATTTATATGgttagaaatatttttatattgtgtttttCACATCATCATTTAAACACTTCTCATTTATACGTAATTGCGACTGCTTGTACTGGATTTGAGGGTCATACTTCAACAATTTAAATTAGCCTGTAATGGTTGTGGCATTTCTTAAATATATCAATCTTATACTTGTTTGTTGGTCTTCGTTAATGACAATGTAAACTAATTGCAGCGGGTCTTTTACTATGAGGACGATGCCGGAGGAAAAATAAAGCGTGATATTTTGAAGAGGATAGAAAAGAACTGGAAGGATTCAAGGCACCACTTGTTTCATAGGTGTTACAAACAACTAAGGACTTATGAGGAAAATCTTCAGCATCACCCGAAAGGAATAGACAAAAATGATTGGAAAAAGTTCGTTGACTATCGCCTGAATGAAGAAACGCAGGTAAGCCTTGGTATATTCTATTATTTCCACATAAAAACATATGTATACATAGTAATTCCCTTACAGTTGATATTCATCATATCTTTCTCATCTGCATTTGTTTTGTTATTTGTTCATAGAAAAAGTGTAAAC is drawn from Arachis hypogaea cultivar Tifrunner chromosome 12, arahy.Tifrunner.gnm2.J5K5, whole genome shotgun sequence and contains these coding sequences:
- the LOC112730485 gene encoding uncharacterized protein, yielding MPRKPRYNIIREPPKDARTNASTEETTVGTTTRGAQTSREEPRDRVPPISSSANKAPASRMNEPFRAPRIDHRNAQSSTADEPQTPTDNIETRHRVEVADHELGDEDYDPEEDEVLSFDDHIDDLFAAQEVEGQHNNKKAKDTDFWEVTVIEDGVRKVSKLSVKEAIGLPSNTKIVLQFNSELQPIGQAAGLLSGFIGSLGADYSRFPIHLESWKLVSKAKRDHAYDMLKRVFYYEDDAGGKIKRDILKRIEKNWKDSRHHLFHRCYKQLRTYEENLQHHPKGIDKNDWKKFVDYRLNEETQKKCKQNTLNRSKQLYTHTGGSKTLARKKDEVKREQGRPVGRGELFIITHKKRDGSYIHPDARVVSEAIANVERQDGSSKHISQNDSLAQVLGKEHPGRVRALGAGPCPTQVFGNAAGQPSGSAESNAENKRMIAELTTKLEEERAKRQSIHKVLGYVVQQLGGNLPVEIAEELAFVGGTPDSSCAGPSASGNHNPQQKS